The genomic interval CCGTGCATGTTGGCGGCGCACGCCTTATTACGATTCGCCTGCTTGCTTCTCCTGTTCAATCGTTTCTTTGGAAGGCAGTGGATTTTTCTCTTGCGTCTCTGTCTTCTTCAGTTTCGACTTATCGAATTTCTCGATCTCAGCCATATCGGGTTTGTCAGACATGGTTGCGGAGGAAAAGCGGAGCGAGGCGCGCGAGTACGAGCGAAGTCTGGTCTGCGCAGTGGCCACCACCGAGTTCAAGAAAATTGTTAAGATGATGAAATCCAAATGAACCAGAAAAGAAGGCAGGAGGACCCTGGCAAAGGGAGGTGAACCAAGGAGCAGAGGTCTCGGAGAAGCCCAGATTGGAAGGATAAGTCTTTGAGGTTATTGAGGAGAATATTTGATGGAAATATTTCAGAGtttcagcagttttttttttttttcttttttgagatggaatttcactcttgtcgcccaggctgggctgcaatggcacgatctctgctcactgcatcctccccttccctggttcaagtgattctcccgcctcagattctcctgcctcagcctcctgagtagctgggattataggtgcctgtcaccacacccagctaattttttgtgtttttagtagagatggtgtttcgccacgttggccaggctggtcttgaactgctgacctcaggtgatccacccacctcggcctcccaaagtgctgggattagaggcgtgagctaccgcgcccagccagcagtTTTAAGTGAAGCTAAATTATGTAGGTTGTGGTCATGTAGGAGTGGAATAATAAAGTGTAGTTAAGGTGAAGGCTACTAGAGATGAAACTGATCAAGAAACGTAGAAGCCAGGACCTTCTGTGTGCTGTCTCCTGTAGCTTTGCGTCTCTAGCACAGAAGTAATAGACAGTGCCAAATTATGCATAGATGGGTATTCTACTCTGAATGTGCATATAAATCAATGCATTACTTTTGTAGAGGATAAGTCTGCAT from Gorilla gorilla gorilla isolate KB3781 chromosome 7, NHGRI_mGorGor1-v2.1_pri, whole genome shotgun sequence carries:
- the LOC101131259 gene encoding thymosin beta-4 yields the protein MSDKPDMAEIEKFDKSKLKKTETQEKNPLPSKETIEQEKQAGES